The genomic DNA CGCACAGAAGGAAGATCACGAACAAGCGGCGCATGATCGGCAGGATACCCGGCCTCCGCCCAAGCGCCAGTGACGTTTTCCGTCAGGTAAAGGGGATCACACAGCCCACGAGCGTCAACAGGCAGCCCGCCACGATATTCGTCCGCCGGAGCGCCTCCGGTGAGGCCAGCAGGCGGCGGGCGCGGTCGATCATCAGGGCAAAACCGAGGTTGCCCAAAAGCGGCACCACCGCCGAAAGCGCGGTGATTGCGGCGATGTCGGCCCATGTCACGGCGGTGAGGTCAAAAAAGCCCGGCAACACACCGAGGTAAAACAGAACCGCCTTCGGGTTGCCCAGGATCACCGCCATCCCGGCCGCGAACCCGGCCCACATGCCGGGCCGTGTCAGCCGGCTGTCAGCGGCAATCGACTTGCCCGCATGGC from Oceanicola sp. D3 includes the following:
- a CDS encoding LysE family translocator; its protein translation is MTITPADLGLYAFALLILFLTPGPVWMALTARALSGGFNAAWPLALGVTVGDVLWPFLAIYGITWVTTVFAGFMAVLKWVAAAIFLVMGGLILRHAGKSIAADSRLTRPGMWAGFAAGMAVILGNPKAVLFYLGVLPGFFDLTAVTWADIAAITALSAVVPLLGNLGFALMIDRARRLLASPEALRRTNIVAGCLLTLVGCVIPFT